A segment of the Zalophus californianus isolate mZalCal1 chromosome 15, mZalCal1.pri.v2, whole genome shotgun sequence genome:
CAACGTTTCCCAAACTTATCTAACACCTTATGAATTCGTATTTCATGTGATGCTTTTTAATCATATAGAACATACACAGGAAAACAATGTTTTAGATTCACACTTAAGAGTTTGAtacattgggcacctgggtggctcagtcgttaagcgtctgccttcggctcaggtcatgatcccagggtcctgggatcaagtcccacatcgggctccctgctcagcgggaagcctgcttctccctctcccactccccctacgtgtgttcctgctctcactgtctctgtcaaataaataaataaaatctttaaaaaaaaaaaaagagtttgataCATCACACATAGATTTCCTTTCACAATTACAGTCTAGGTTGAAATTGCCTCAGATGCAAAGGGACCAAATagtctccttccttttccctgatAAACAGTGTCATACCTTCATATTCTGCAGATCAGTCATACCTTTTGGAACCTAGAAAAAGAGAATAGCAAGAACCGTGAGTGTGCATACACCTgagagaaaatctccaggagCTTGTGGTTTCACGTGTGGGGAGGAAAAATCAACATATTAGAATGATTCTTCTTTTCTACCTGACTCTTCTTTATACTAAAATGCTATGAGTAAAGCTGAGGGGAGGTTGGGCTATGACACACCTACTCTGAGCAGAGCTCTACTGAACAGCAAAAGCAAGAGGTTTTGGTGAAATAGTGAAATGTCATCCCTTGCCACCCTCCTAAGCCAATCCCATTATCCAGGAGGGTAGAATCTCTTATCCTGGATATAACCCTCAACTCTTTCATCTTTCTTCAGAGGGTAGGGTTTCTGGGCCCTCTGTTTTTTATGtagtttttagccattctgactttcAGTTCAGTGCTTTATCCACCAACCCAAAAGCAGGAAGCATGTGGACATTATATCCACAACAGTGacagtggggaggaaagggatACCACCTTCAAGACTGAGAAGTTATAGTAAGAGGCAGCATTGAGGGCTGGATCCAAGGTGCAGCTACTTGTCAGGTTCTTGAAGAAACGAGCACAGGTTGTACTTTTACTCTCCAGGAAACCTTAGAACACAAAGAATTAAAGgagtgataaaagaaaaagcctattttatttttgtgaaaaacaattttttttagttttttttaagcgATTTCTAAGAaagcttattttatgttttcttaaaaagattttacttattgatttgacagagagagacatagcgggagagggaacacaagcagggggagcgggagagggagaagcaggcttcccgcggagcagggagcctgatgcggggctccatcccaggaccctgggaccatgacctgaaccaaaggcagacgcttaatgactgagccacccaggcaccccagaaagcgCATTTTAAATGGAACAAAAACGCTGGCACTTCTGTTTTGGACTCACCTGCAGGATTGCTCTCAGCACAGAGCCCCCCAGCTCCAACTCCTGCAGGCTGCCTCAGCAAGCTGATTACAGACCACTTGGGGAAGTAAGTCAAAATGGGGTCCCCAGCCTGAACAAAGTATAGTAGAAATTTACTGAAAGTGAGATTGGACTAAACtccaccagaaaagaaaaagtagaaacaaaaattaactcaagggCTTGTGAATGTGCAGAATACTGTCTTCTAAAAGAGCTTAACAATGGTTGACCCAGTTGCAGGGGTATTCCTTAAAGATACCTGGTCAACTGTCAGCCATGAGGGAAAAACCACACCAAACAATCCCATCCCTATCCCCAGGCTCACCCTGTAATGAGGTGGTGGCAACTTGGTTTGGAATGTTGAAGTGAATGATCCACTTCCAAACTCTGTAGCCAGGGCCTCGAAATGGGTTGCATTGACCTTTTGGAGCTTCTggaaatagtttaattttgctaaaatgttttttaaaagataaggggtttagataaaagaaaaatatttatttaaaaatatctggcaCGAAAgtaactgcttttaaaaagtattcttattGGGGCATAATACATACACAGCAAAAGTTTGTAAATGCACTCATCTTAAGTGTAAACTCAAAAGAATTTTTACACATTGCTATACTTTTATTCCTACTACTCAGATTAAGTTATAGAACATTTTCCCAGAAGACTCACAATCAATAATACTCCACTTTTAAAGAtaataattctgatttttatcacCTTCTACTGCATGTATAGTCTGTTAAAAGaactattgttttattattaagatCTAAGGTAAGAATATGGCCAATGAATGCCAGGCAGTTCCAAGTCCCTGATGCCAGGAATGTGAGTGATTAGCAATTTGTGATGAAAACAGGAGTTCAATAATGCTCACATTTGCCCCATACCAGATTAGTCTCTAGCACAATAAAATGGTACTGTTTCTGTTGGAACATGGCAAAGTTGGAGATAACATTAAATTCGTCCtctccttcctgtttcttctAAACTTCAACTGACCAGTCCTAATAATAATGTTTCCATCTCTCAAGTATATGAATTTGTTATGTTTCCCTCCTTTCACTTCaaatttctacatttaaaatttcagacACTCCAAAGAGGTATATTCTGtaataattctataatttatattataacaATATAGAAATCTATTCAAGTTCCTGCAGCCATCTCCTTATGGCTAACAAGGATGACTGAAATTAAAGTTCTGTATGGGTTTTCTGTTCCACAGCCAAGAGGGAATAAGAAATTGCAAATGTTCACaataagagagagggaacaagtaGAAAGGTAGAAAAGGGCAGATGATAGAAATTcaacagacaaaagaaaagttcaaaaacaaaagtTCAAACACAAAGccaattttcaacaaatgttaggTAACAAGAATAGCCAACACATCTCTACTCACAGTTGTTCACATGGACACAAAACTGCCTAATTCCACTTGAATCCATGAAAACTCTTGAAGGAAATGGGGAATTACTCCTGAAGATAAGAGAGTTGTCCACGCACATCCAACTTGAAGATCTGAGAGGAAATAGGAATGAAGAACAGATACATTTAGAAGCGGAGGGTTAGGTCCAAAAAGGTGCTGCATGGATGTCAGTCAATGCCTAAGAGAGGGCTCCTTGGCCAGCCACAGGCCAACACAAAGGTCCTATTCTATTGGACTGCTCTGGTCTAGAGAATTCGAGGAGGAACTTCACTCCTGGGAAAAACCAAGGTAATTCCACTTATAGAAATGGAAGTGGGGGCTGAAGGCAGGAAAGATAACTCTTCCTACTTCCAAATATGACCTATTCTAGGGTCCCAGTTTTCTTAGGATTCAACCGGCATATGGCAGCTCACCTCACGCTGcctggaaggcagaaggagaaaaccGTCCTCGGATGGAGAAGATAGCAGTCCTTGTCGCAGCAGCAATTTATGTCGCAGGTACCAGGGGTCAAGTCACAGACACAGATCGGTAAGACTATGAAGATAAAGCAGAGCGAACGGGATGAGGATCCCAAACTTCCAAGCGCGAATTCCCCTCTTCCGATAGCCCCACTCCTCACTTTGTGGAAATTCACTTTGCTCACACAATTTTAGATCCAAGTCAGTGGTTTCCATCCCCACATCTCCTCTCCTAACCTGGGAAGAGGTCTACGGTCCCATTCCCAGGTGCAGAGGGGGTCACGACCATAGGGTCCACCGTAGAGATCCCAGACACAGGCCAGGGAGTTTCAGACCCCTCCGAGGACGACTGAAGGGTCCCGCCCGGCGACCCTGGCCCCACGTCCGAAGGGGTGGGCACATCCCCTGACGGGGAGAAAGAGGGCTGAGGCCAGATGCCCTCGGGGACCATCAGGAAGAACACCTGCAGTAGCGCGAGCTGCGAGGTGCACATGGGGCGAGATAAACACGGGGAAGTCAAGACCCCCACGAGTTCAAAGCCGGTTTCAGCGGTCGCCAGGCGCTTCGCGAGAGGGTGGATGGGAGGAGTCGCATCTCGTCTGACGTCATCCGCATGCATCTGCTCATTGGCTCAAGGCGATGGCTGAGAGCTCTCCAGCCAATAGAAAGCGGCGTTGTTACAGCTTTCCAACAGCTTTTAGTGTGCGCCCTCCTCTTTAGGCCAGGCAGCGCACCGCCTCTGTCGCTTGGTAACGACCAAACTCGCGGAGGAGCTCTTGCTTCTCTCCGCTAGGTGACAGTAGAAGGTCAGCGGAACGAGAGGTGCCTCGAAGTGCCGCGCCGGCGTAGCGGCCCACAGGACGGAGCCCTTCCTCCAAGAGGGAAACCCCAGAGGCTGGAACGAGAATTGCTTCTTTTCCACCCCGGATTCTAAAGGTGAGAAACTCTAAGGAAGGATAATGATCTCGGGAAGGAAAATACACAGAAGGTCATATAcacctaaaacaacaacaacaacaaaaaacctccctctaaatattgtatttttttggaAACAGAAAGATTAGGCTTCTTAAATTTTAACGttgagaaatataaaagaatataaacctCAATAAATGCTGCAGTCATTAACTGTGGACTGCAGAGTTGTTATTAGAGAAAATAGAGAAGGGAGTGAGAAATGGGTAGGAAAAAATGTGAGAAGCTAGGGAGAGAGAGTaaggaaaggagaagacagaTTTTCTAGGAGCTGAAGGGAAAATAAGACGCAGGAATGGAAATAGCCAAGGGATAGAGAAGAAAACTTATCTTTTTGCCATTATAATCGACACTTGTTGTAACCCTTTTCGGGAAGTTTTGGACTTTCCCAGGAGTGGCGGCGTTTTCTTCTGATTCTCTAGAGCAGCACCGTCCAATAGAACTTCCTTAAGTGTTGGAAACGTTCTCTGTCTACTCCCGGTTCAATATGGCAGCCAGGGGCTCTGTGTGGCTACTGCGACCTGGAAACGTGGCTCCTGTGACTAAGGggctgaatttaaaatttttaggtaATTCAAAGTTGAATAACTACATGTGACTAgcagctaccatattggacagtacaACTCTGGATGATCAAAATCTTGCTCCCGCTAGACCCAGTGTTTTCCTCAGTCCGTACAGGTCCGACATCTGGATTATTTCAGTTGCTTAGTTCAGAGATATAAATGGAGATATGTTAAGAGTTGTCTAAAATCTGGTATACTTACCTAAAATCTAGCCAATACCTCCTTTGCCAAGTGAATCACTTAGGCAGATAAATTTTAGGACCCCTGACCTTTCTCACATTCTCTGACAAAAGTATTGACTTCTAAACTTTTGAAGTCAGTAGctaaatgtatttttgtgttaTAAATGTTCTcaaacatatttattgatttaatttttattgaagcaTGAGTAACATAAATGTTTCAGGTGTGCAGtgtattgattcaacaattctatatattacccCATGCTCACTATGGTAAATGTAATCACCATCTGTCACCCAACAACATTattatgatattattattatttttaagattttatttatttatttgacagagagagagagaacacaagcagggggagcagcagagggagagggagaagcaggctccccactgagcagggatcttgtcgtggggctggatcccaggagcttgggatcatgacatgaggcAAAcacagctgctcaaccaactgagccacccaggcgcccctatgatattattgactatattccctatgctatactttttgtctctgtgacttatttattttatagctggaagtcaaacatattttcatatgattGTATGATGGACTGCTATAAGAgatatgtatatttgtgtttgGGCATGACACATTTATCTACCTTATTAGTAATTTCTGTAGGAAAGGACCAAATTcaaattattcaaattatatatattgactagaatataaactccacaaACCAGggggttttgtctgttttgttcactgatatgtCCCATGCCTAGAACAGTACCTAGGACATGTTAGatgtaca
Coding sequences within it:
- the TCTN3 gene encoding tectonic-3 isoform X1, whose amino-acid sequence is MHADDVRRDATPPIHPLAKRLATAETGFELVGVLTSPCLSRPMCTSQLALLQVFFLMVPEGIWPQPSFSPSGDVPTPSDVGPGSPGGTLQSSSEGSETPWPVSGISTVDPMVVTPSAPGNGTVDLFPVLPICVCDLTPGTCDINCCCDKDCYLLHPRTVFSFCLPGSVRSSSWMCVDNSLIFRSNSPFPSRVFMDSSGIRQFCVHVNNSKLNYFQKLQKVNATHFEALATEFGSGSFTSTFQTKLPPPHYRAGDPILTYFPKWSVISLLRQPAGVGAGGLCAESNPAGFLESKSTTCARFFKNLTSSCTLDPALNAASYYNFSVLKVPKGMTDLQNMKFQVPVTLISQARSPLLSGNTCQNVVSQVIYEIETNGTFGIQKVSVSFGQTNLTVEPGTSFQQHFLIRFRAFQQRTAASLTGPRSGNPGYIVGKPLLALTGDISHSMTLLQSQGDGICSVKRYEVQFGVNAVSGCKLRLKKVDCSHLQQEIYETLHGKTSPEHVAIFGNAVPAQKREWTRILSRNCSVSAMRCVIPVSLEIQVLWAYIGLQSNPQAHVSGARFLYQCQSIKNSQKVTEIPLTTVVTFVDITQKPDPPRGQHRIDWKLPFDFFFPFKVAFSRGADSQKDSASPILILCLLVLGVLKLETK